The Belonocnema kinseyi isolate 2016_QV_RU_SX_M_011 chromosome 10, B_treatae_v1, whole genome shotgun sequence genome has a window encoding:
- the LOC117181752 gene encoding uncharacterized protein LOC117181752, giving the protein MEPLTGFPIRTVEEFNSLNDKDNFELRTKMCRNLVQSGGSKLREFLNFGLKEMMADELVCQFTWVGGENSLIFGDTRVSNILYQATQRCSQFNGPDDRAHFKSEMLEVLRTTKQRYRNLKKKVLLKNQSALDGNEKDLLK; this is encoded by the exons ATGGAACCACTAACTGGCTTTCCCATCAGAACTGTCGAGGAATTCAATTCGCTCAATgataaagataattttgaactGCGTACAAAAATg tGCAGAAATTTGGTTCAGTCAGGTGGTTCCAAGTTAAGAGAATTTCTTAACTTTGGACTGAAAGAGATGATGGCCGATGAATTGGTTTGTCAATTTACCTGGGTTGGGGgcgaaaacagtttaatatttggCGACACCAGGGTGTCAAACATTTTGTATC aggCAACTCAAAGGTGTTCCCAGTTCAATGGACCAGACGACCGAGCACACTTTAAGAGTGAAATGCTGGAGGTTCTAAGAACAACGAAGCAGCGCTATAGGAATTTGAAGAAGAAGGTTCTTCTCAAAAATCAAAGCGCTTTGGATGGAAACGAGAAGgacttgttaaaataa